Proteins encoded by one window of Ulvibacter sp. MAR_2010_11:
- a CDS encoding dipeptidase: MKKIACILLLLTTIISSCESPKKELTEEQLIAKAKDIHERVITLDTHCDINVANFTDSINYTQDLDSQVNLPKMKAGGLDVAWFIVYTGQDSLTESGFAHAYSNAISKFEAIHKLVEEIAPQEIELATTSEDVRRINASGKKIAMIGIENGYPIGNDISNVQKFYDMGARYMSLAHNGHSQLSDSNTGEADNIWLHNGLSDLGKQVIVEMNRVGMMIDISHPSKEAIKQMIALTKAPIIASHSSARALCNHSRNLDDEQLQWLKKNGGVVQTVAFKTYLNTEKDEARSKYETEIGKQVMDSMGVTWREWEEMGTLSSEEKDAYFNNFIKMSKVRDAKLKNRTDLPPAVNVSDFVDHIDYLVEKIGIEHVGISSDFDGGGGIEGWSDASETFNVTLELVRRGYTEDQIAMLWSGNLLRVLDEVQAVAKTMQAN, encoded by the coding sequence ATGAAAAAAATCGCCTGTATCTTGTTATTACTTACAACTATAATCTCATCCTGCGAAAGCCCTAAAAAAGAACTAACCGAAGAACAACTTATCGCCAAAGCTAAAGACATTCACGAACGTGTTATCACACTGGATACGCACTGCGATATCAACGTTGCCAATTTTACAGATTCAATTAATTACACCCAAGATCTGGATTCGCAGGTAAATCTTCCAAAAATGAAGGCAGGCGGTCTCGATGTCGCTTGGTTTATTGTTTATACCGGACAGGATTCTTTGACTGAAAGCGGTTTCGCACATGCTTACTCAAATGCTATTTCAAAATTTGAGGCTATTCACAAACTTGTTGAAGAAATTGCACCTCAGGAAATTGAATTGGCAACAACTTCAGAAGATGTTCGGCGTATTAATGCGTCCGGAAAAAAAATTGCAATGATAGGAATTGAAAACGGCTATCCTATTGGAAACGACATTAGCAATGTGCAGAAATTTTACGATATGGGTGCGAGATATATGTCGCTGGCACACAATGGTCATAGTCAGTTGAGCGATAGCAATACTGGTGAAGCAGACAATATTTGGTTACATAATGGGTTAAGCGATTTGGGCAAGCAAGTGATTGTCGAAATGAATCGGGTTGGGATGATGATAGATATATCACATCCTTCCAAAGAAGCTATTAAGCAAATGATAGCACTCACAAAGGCTCCAATTATCGCTTCACATTCCTCGGCACGTGCCTTGTGCAATCACAGTCGAAATCTGGACGATGAGCAGTTACAATGGTTAAAGAAGAACGGTGGTGTAGTTCAAACGGTAGCTTTTAAAACCTATCTGAATACCGAAAAAGATGAGGCTCGCTCTAAATACGAAACAGAGATTGGAAAGCAGGTAATGGATTCTATGGGAGTGACCTGGAGAGAATGGGAAGAAATGGGAACCCTTTCCAGTGAAGAAAAAGACGCCTATTTTAATAATTTTATAAAAATGTCTAAAGTTAGAGATGCAAAGTTGAAAAACAGAACCGACCTCCCTCCTGCTGTGAATGTTTCCGATTTTGTAGATCATATCGATTATTTAGTTGAAAAGATAGGCATTGAGCATGTTGGCATTAGCAGTGATTTTGATGGTGGAGGTGGTATTGAAGGCTGGAGTGATGCTTCCGAAACTTTTAATGTCACGTTAGAATTAGTGCGCCGTGGTTATACCGAAGATCAAATAGCAATGCTTTGGAGTGGAAATCTGCTTCGGGTACTCGACGAAGTGCAGGCGGTTGCAAAAACGATGCAGGCAAATTAA
- a CDS encoding YqaA family protein, whose amino-acid sequence MSTVPKSKKSNLKRIHKYYSLTGFYSFVGLSLKRALPPIIGFVVLVLFLNEFVIDFSAFFTEVTNTYAPVGILTVFFASESLLGLIPPEIFIAWADKTASPLVYLSLLAILSYMGGIVSYFIGKLILRIPSVYNYVEVKMEKHLRNVRKWGGFLIIVGALLPIPFSMTSMMAGTINYSFRNYLLFGSLRFVRFYLFAIAIFNLV is encoded by the coding sequence ATGAGCACAGTGCCAAAATCAAAAAAAAGCAACCTTAAACGAATCCACAAGTATTACAGCTTGACCGGATTCTATTCGTTTGTAGGATTGAGTCTCAAAAGAGCGTTACCACCAATTATCGGTTTTGTTGTTCTTGTTTTATTTCTGAATGAATTTGTTATTGACTTCAGTGCTTTTTTTACTGAAGTGACAAACACCTATGCACCGGTTGGTATTTTAACCGTTTTCTTTGCTTCCGAATCGTTACTCGGACTTATTCCACCTGAAATCTTTATCGCGTGGGCCGATAAAACGGCTTCCCCATTAGTATATTTAAGTTTACTAGCCATATTATCGTATATGGGAGGGATTGTTTCTTATTTTATAGGAAAGTTAATACTTCGCATACCTTCGGTTTACAACTATGTAGAAGTTAAGATGGAAAAACATCTTCGAAATGTTCGTAAATGGGGCGGGTTTTTAATTATAGTAGGTGCCTTACTTCCTATACCATTTTCTATGACCAGCATGATGGCAGGTACTATAAATTACAGTTTTAGAAATTATCTATTGTTTGGCTCACTGCGCTTTGTACGTTTCTACCTCTTTGCAATTGCTATTTTTAACCTGGTGTAA
- a CDS encoding T9SS type A sorting domain-containing protein has translation MNKCYTSSIKSIRNAFLLGFLVCSATAFSQTTNFNTLNEMHNEVPDDPYIEVNKAAMERSPSYEAAGPNYFTKQVNVDSNGNNIVGDAGNEPSIAVDPTNPDRMVIGWRQFDDVSSNFRQAGNAYSLNGGYNWVNPDVLTPGNFRSDPVLDFDSEGNLYYNSLTTGFVCQVFTISDGGQDWGAPVAAFGGDKQWMRIDRSGGVGDGNNYSYWNSSFSTCAPNNFTRSVDGSQNFESCVLVDGNPRWGTLAVDASGNLYTVGQNNAGLIVTKSTTAQNPANPVVFDFFNTVDLDGELDAGIPINPQGLLGQAWIDVDISGGIGHGNVYVCASVNRISNGDAADVMFAKSIDGGITFAPPIRINDDASESNYQWFGTMAVAPNGRIDVVWLDTRNAPNLLESVLYYSFSEDQGDSWSENKLISESFDPTIGYPNQNKMGDYFDMVSDNDYAHVAWANTLNGGQDVYYTRISPYGLLGVEDYSEANPFQLVLFPNPVSDTTTLLFDISSEEHITVTVFDLLGRKINVLLDETVFGKQSLSWEGVNAERAKLTSGLYFISIQSKTNRQTIKVLLE, from the coding sequence ATGAATAAATGCTACACTTCTTCCATAAAATCCATTAGAAATGCTTTTCTATTAGGCTTTTTAGTATGCTCAGCGACAGCTTTTTCTCAGACTACAAATTTCAACACTTTAAACGAAATGCACAATGAAGTTCCCGACGACCCTTACATTGAAGTAAATAAAGCAGCAATGGAACGTAGTCCTTCCTATGAAGCGGCCGGACCTAATTATTTTACAAAGCAGGTGAATGTCGATTCTAATGGAAACAATATAGTTGGTGATGCGGGCAATGAGCCTTCCATTGCCGTGGATCCTACAAACCCTGATAGAATGGTAATTGGTTGGCGTCAGTTTGATGATGTTTCGAGTAACTTCAGACAGGCAGGAAACGCCTATTCTTTAAATGGGGGCTATAATTGGGTGAACCCCGATGTGCTAACCCCGGGAAATTTCCGGTCGGATCCTGTTTTAGATTTCGATTCTGAAGGTAATTTATACTACAACAGCCTTACCACGGGTTTTGTATGTCAGGTATTTACCATATCTGATGGAGGCCAGGATTGGGGTGCTCCCGTTGCTGCTTTTGGTGGTGATAAACAATGGATGCGTATCGACAGATCGGGTGGAGTAGGTGATGGCAATAATTATTCGTACTGGAATTCGTCTTTCAGCACATGTGCGCCTAATAATTTTACAAGGTCTGTCGACGGTTCTCAAAACTTCGAAAGTTGCGTGTTGGTGGACGGAAATCCCAGATGGGGAACACTGGCCGTCGATGCAAGTGGAAATTTATATACCGTGGGTCAAAATAATGCCGGATTAATCGTTACCAAATCTACTACTGCCCAAAATCCTGCCAATCCTGTTGTATTCGATTTCTTTAATACAGTCGATCTGGACGGCGAACTGGATGCGGGCATACCTATAAATCCACAGGGATTATTAGGGCAGGCTTGGATTGACGTTGATATTTCGGGAGGTATCGGGCATGGCAATGTTTATGTGTGTGCTTCGGTCAACCGAATTTCAAATGGGGATGCGGCAGATGTTATGTTTGCGAAAAGTATTGATGGCGGAATTACTTTTGCGCCTCCCATTCGAATTAATGACGATGCGAGTGAATCTAATTACCAATGGTTTGGAACCATGGCAGTTGCTCCAAACGGGCGCATTGATGTGGTTTGGTTAGATACCAGAAATGCTCCCAATTTGCTGGAATCTGTATTGTATTATTCTTTTTCTGAAGATCAGGGGGATAGCTGGTCTGAAAACAAGTTGATCTCTGAATCTTTCGACCCTACCATTGGGTATCCCAATCAGAATAAGATGGGGGACTATTTCGATATGGTTTCGGACAACGATTATGCTCATGTAGCCTGGGCGAATACCCTGAATGGGGGTCAGGATGTATATTATACACGTATTTCCCCTTACGGATTGTTGGGAGTTGAAGATTATTCTGAAGCGAATCCTTTTCAACTTGTACTTTTCCCGAATCCGGTTTCCGATACAACAACACTTCTATTCGACATTTCTTCAGAAGAACATATCACAGTAACAGTATTCGATCTTTTAGGGAGAAAAATAAATGTGCTGTTGGACGAAACAGTTTTTGGAAAGCAGAGCTTATCTTGGGAAGGTGTCAATGCGGAAAGGGCGAAACTTACTTCAGGATTGTATTTTATTTCTATTCAATCCAAAACTAACCGTCAAACTATAAAAGTTTTATTGGAGTAA
- a CDS encoding DUF1456 family protein — protein sequence MGLSNNDIMKKLRVAHKLRDEDIVKICSLVDFAVSKSELGAIFRNPNHPKYMECGDQFLRNFLNGLVIHLRGPMPPKKEESKK from the coding sequence ATGGGTTTATCAAACAATGATATAATGAAGAAATTACGTGTAGCTCATAAGTTACGCGATGAAGATATCGTAAAAATATGCAGTTTGGTAGATTTTGCAGTTTCCAAAAGTGAGTTGGGAGCAATTTTCAGAAACCCGAATCATCCTAAATACATGGAGTGCGGCGATCAGTTTTTGAGAAATTTCTTAAACGGATTGGTGATTCATCTACGAGGGCCGATGCCTCCGAAAAAAGAAGAATCCAAAAAGTAG
- a CDS encoding translation factor GTPase family protein gives MKIYDDKHIKNVVFVGAHNSGKTTLAETMLFEAGLLNRRGTVEAKNTVSDYHEIEHERGNSIFATPLHTEWRNYKINIIDTPGLDDFIGEIISSIRVADTIVTVLNGQHGVEVGTEIIWSYIDKFQRPTLFVVNQIDHPNAKFDESFKSIKSLVGNNAIQIQYPYKMDGAQCIIDVLKMKLYKFSPEGGKPEKHEIPADQLDIANELHNELIEKAAENDEALMELFFDKGTLNEDEMREGIKAGMLNHELFPVFCMSALNDMGSGRLMGFIDNVAPAAADLKAEQSVEGADIPAEKEAKTALFVFKTVYQPNLGQITFFKVKSGEVKLNDKLINARNDEQEIINQLFIMDGKERKSVTKLTVGDIGATLKLKYTETNDTLTAPGNNMTIQPIQYPEPRIRKAVFAENTKDEEKLSDALRKIHSQDPTVIVSFSKEARQIILSCQGELHLATIDWTLRNLYGVEARFEKPKISFRETIQRSSNANYRHKKQSGGSGQFAEVHLKIEPWMEGMEEPQGFNIRGKDEINLTWGGKLIFYNCIVGGVIDQRYLPSVMKGVLEVMEEGPLTGSYIRDVRVMVYDGKMHSVDSNDISFKIAGAHAFKEAFLNANPKLLEPTMELTVKVPEEMVGNVMTDLQSRRSMIQGIDNNNNYQILKCITPEAELYNYSTDLRSLTQGRATFRSTFSSYQPVPANVQKELVK, from the coding sequence ATGAAAATATATGACGACAAACACATTAAAAATGTAGTCTTCGTAGGCGCTCATAATAGCGGGAAGACAACGCTGGCCGAAACTATGTTATTTGAAGCAGGACTCCTTAACAGGCGCGGTACGGTAGAAGCTAAAAATACCGTTTCAGACTATCACGAGATTGAACACGAACGAGGAAATTCTATATTTGCCACCCCCTTGCACACCGAATGGCGCAACTACAAAATTAATATTATCGATACCCCGGGATTGGACGATTTCATTGGTGAAATTATTTCTTCTATCAGAGTGGCCGATACCATCGTAACCGTGTTAAATGGACAGCACGGAGTGGAGGTAGGGACCGAAATTATTTGGAGTTACATCGATAAGTTTCAACGCCCAACACTTTTTGTTGTCAATCAAATTGATCATCCCAACGCCAAATTTGACGAAAGCTTCAAGAGCATCAAATCATTGGTTGGAAACAATGCCATACAAATACAGTATCCTTATAAAATGGACGGGGCACAGTGTATTATCGATGTGTTGAAAATGAAACTCTACAAATTTTCTCCGGAAGGAGGAAAACCCGAAAAGCATGAAATTCCTGCAGATCAGTTGGACATCGCAAACGAACTCCACAACGAATTAATCGAAAAAGCTGCCGAAAACGACGAAGCATTGATGGAGTTGTTCTTTGACAAAGGCACATTAAACGAAGATGAGATGCGGGAAGGTATCAAAGCCGGGATGTTAAATCATGAGCTGTTTCCTGTTTTTTGCATGTCGGCACTAAACGATATGGGTTCCGGACGTCTCATGGGCTTTATAGACAATGTGGCTCCGGCTGCAGCCGATTTAAAAGCAGAGCAAAGTGTGGAGGGAGCCGATATTCCCGCAGAAAAAGAAGCCAAAACGGCTCTTTTTGTGTTTAAGACCGTATACCAACCCAATTTAGGGCAGATAACCTTTTTTAAGGTGAAATCGGGCGAAGTAAAACTGAACGATAAATTGATCAATGCCAGAAATGATGAGCAGGAAATTATCAATCAGCTTTTTATCATGGACGGAAAAGAAAGAAAATCGGTTACCAAGCTAACGGTAGGTGATATTGGCGCGACTCTAAAGCTAAAATATACCGAGACCAACGATACCCTCACAGCTCCGGGAAATAATATGACCATCCAGCCCATTCAGTATCCCGAACCTAGAATTAGAAAAGCTGTCTTTGCAGAAAACACCAAAGACGAGGAAAAATTGAGTGATGCACTGCGCAAAATTCACAGTCAGGATCCCACAGTAATCGTGTCCTTTTCGAAAGAAGCCAGACAAATTATCCTGTCTTGCCAAGGAGAATTACATTTGGCGACTATAGATTGGACGCTCCGGAATCTTTATGGAGTTGAGGCCCGATTTGAAAAACCCAAAATCTCCTTTCGGGAAACAATACAACGTTCTTCCAACGCCAATTACCGTCACAAAAAGCAATCCGGTGGCTCGGGGCAATTTGCCGAAGTTCATTTAAAGATAGAACCCTGGATGGAAGGAATGGAAGAGCCGCAAGGCTTTAATATTAGAGGAAAAGATGAAATTAACCTCACATGGGGAGGCAAGCTAATTTTTTACAATTGTATCGTTGGCGGGGTGATCGATCAACGCTATTTGCCTTCGGTAATGAAAGGTGTGTTGGAAGTTATGGAGGAAGGTCCGTTGACGGGCTCTTACATTCGTGATGTGCGGGTGATGGTGTACGATGGGAAAATGCACTCTGTAGACTCTAACGACATTTCCTTTAAAATAGCCGGTGCCCATGCGTTTAAGGAGGCATTTTTAAATGCCAATCCGAAATTGTTGGAGCCAACAATGGAACTAACTGTAAAGGTTCCTGAAGAAATGGTGGGGAATGTTATGACCGATTTACAGTCGCGTCGCTCGATGATACAGGGTATTGATAACAATAATAACTATCAAATTTTAAAGTGTATTACTCCGGAAGCAGAATTGTATAACTATTCCACCGATTTACGATCACTAACACAGGGAAGGGCCACTTTCAGGTCTACATTTTCGTCCTACCAACCTGTTCCTGCGAATGTTCAGAAGGAATTGGTAAAGTAA
- a CDS encoding pseudouridine synthase — MEQQVHKHFKMHKPFGYLSQFVTNDVKPYKKKLLSELYNFPEGIMSVGRLDEKSEGLLLLTTDGKLSDTINRSGVEKEYFAQLDGIITSEAISKLETGVEIGFSGKKYITKPCNVSQIDAPDFPERSKKLRDERHGPTCWISICITEGKFRQIRKMTAAVGYPTLRLVRMRIGTIELNDMKAGDILPLSEFESV, encoded by the coding sequence ATGGAACAGCAGGTACACAAACATTTTAAAATGCACAAACCCTTCGGATATTTGAGTCAGTTTGTCACCAACGATGTAAAGCCCTATAAAAAGAAATTACTCTCAGAATTGTACAATTTTCCGGAAGGCATCATGTCGGTTGGTCGTTTAGATGAAAAAAGCGAAGGGCTGTTATTGCTTACTACAGATGGTAAATTAAGTGATACCATAAACCGAAGTGGGGTTGAAAAGGAATATTTCGCGCAACTGGACGGTATAATTACTTCTGAAGCAATTTCAAAATTGGAAACCGGCGTAGAAATTGGTTTCAGCGGAAAAAAATATATCACAAAACCATGTAATGTTTCTCAAATTGACGCTCCCGATTTTCCGGAAAGAAGTAAAAAACTTCGCGACGAAAGACATGGTCCTACCTGCTGGATTTCAATTTGCATCACCGAAGGCAAATTCAGGCAAATACGAAAAATGACGGCAGCTGTTGGGTATCCTACACTTCGACTTGTTAGAATGCGAATTGGCACCATAGAATTGAATGACATGAAAGCTGGAGATATACTACCTCTCTCTGAATTTGAAAGTGTATGA
- a CDS encoding biopolymer transporter ExbD — protein MRHLMKSPEVNAGSMADIAFLLLIFFLVTTTIPNDKGIARSLPPPCSPGEVCEDTFNERNVFRITINPEGELLINNELTELTQLRMLVKDFVDNNGDASCTHCFGKQLAISSDNPRKAAISLTTHRDTPYTYFIQVQDELTAAYFELREVYAKKEFKKEMDLLSQQELEQARKAYPFHISEASIRY, from the coding sequence ATGAGACACCTTATGAAATCTCCCGAAGTAAATGCAGGTAGTATGGCAGATATTGCCTTTTTATTACTAATTTTTTTCCTGGTTACCACTACTATTCCAAATGACAAAGGAATTGCCCGAAGCCTTCCGCCTCCATGTTCTCCCGGAGAAGTGTGTGAAGATACTTTTAACGAGCGTAATGTGTTTCGAATTACAATCAATCCGGAAGGTGAATTGTTGATAAACAACGAGCTAACAGAACTTACTCAATTACGCATGCTAGTAAAAGATTTTGTCGATAACAACGGCGATGCAAGTTGTACGCACTGTTTTGGGAAACAACTGGCAATTTCATCTGATAATCCGAGAAAAGCGGCTATTTCACTTACAACACACAGAGATACGCCATATACTTATTTTATTCAAGTACAGGATGAACTTACTGCAGCGTATTTTGAGTTACGGGAAGTATATGCGAAAAAGGAATTTAAAAAAGAGATGGATTTACTTTCTCAACAGGAATTGGAACAAGCCCGTAAGGCATATCCATTTCACATTTCGGAAGCCTCAATACGATATTGA